AAGAGATAAAAACAGCTCGGTTTAAACAAGTCTAAATAAAAGGATGGGAATCTCATTGAATATCATACTTTGAATTGAAATCCAAATGAGCTAGTCAGTAATGAAAAAGCTGTACGTACAGTGATTGCTGCATGCAGCTTCCTTATCTAAGCATCTCCTCATTGTCCCATTGTCTGCAACATTATCACATTATCTGCACTGAGAGCCCTCATGTGGAtagaaaaagtaattcacatCTAACTTTCACTGGGTTGTATAGTGAGGgctaaaacatttacaaaccaTATACACAAAAACGGTTGTTTTGTGAGACGTAGGTCTGTGTTATACAGTGGGCAAATATTCTGAGCAGCATAATGTCGTTTCGTTGTGTGTTAAGCTCTGCTTGCAGTGGAAGTATTGACAGATTCATTACTGTTGTTTAATAGAAGTAATGGGGAAAAGGGGGGACGATGGGTAAGGGGGACCAATCACCAGTGCTGGTGGTCAGAATCTGTGGGGTTCCCAAGTCCATATCAGTTCAATGATTAAGTGCTTCAGCACTACAAATGTGCAGACATGGCACactcccaacccccccaccacgaTACTCTCCCTCAACCCCCCTTCTACAGCTGTAGCTTCACAGGAGCTCAGCTGATTGAATGGTTGGAGCCAATGATTAAAGAAGAGTGGATTGATCCTGGAGCCTGTACTATACTGTGTGGGAACATCTGCGCAAACACAAAAGTCAATCCAGCAGTCCAACAGCTCTctcagagagcaaaaaaaagaagaaatttAACAGCAAGAAAtgtcttgattttttttattctaatACTTTCTCTTGCTCAGATTTCTATTGCCAttccttccttcttttcccAACACATTCCCAAACCCATTCAtagacatgtacacatgcactcCGTGTCCAGTCCGTGTCCAGTCCGTGTCCAGTCCATGTCCAGACCTTATCCAGACTCTTGCAGCTCTCCTTCCTCTGCTGCATCCTCCTCACCTGGCCCCTGCCCCACCCCTCTCTGAGCCGGTTCCAGCCCTCCCtcttacctccctccctccctccctccctccctcctctctctctctttcttttcttcctcccccAGCCAAAAGGCCTTGTCTTCTGGCCAAATCCCTCATTCTGTCCCTGCAACACCCCACGCACTCTCTCCTGAGAATTCAGCCCCGTTCCACGCGCTCTCccgaagaggcagagagagagagagagaggcggggtgGGGGAATACCTGAGAATTCTTACCTGCAGTTCACCTGGAAATACTACTCACCCCGGAGGACCTGTCACTGCCACTCACCGGTCGCCCGAAGATGCATTTCGCCTCAGAAAACGTCCTGCTACCCCTCCCTGCGGATCACCTGAGATCCCCTCTCCTGTGCTCCTTTGATAACCGGAACACCAATTCTGTGCAGGACACATCCAGTGCTCTCCCGGGGGTCCTTTGAAGAGAAACACGATCAGATAGCACCTCTGATATCGGACATCTGAACACAGAGGGACAAGCTGCAGGTCTCTGATAACGCAGGGCAACTTCAACCCCCTGAGTTGGGGCTCAACCACTGTCTGAGTCTTCATTGACAAGGCTGTGACAGTACACCatggaaaaagagaaagcagAACAAACCGTGAGTCCTGCCCTTTGCTCGTGCAGAGCACGAGGGATTTAACTTGGTGATCGGGTTTAGAGGTGGGATTTGGGAATGGCATTCCAAATTTGGAATGGCTAATTTCTGTAGCTATTGTGTttctgtattgttttgttttgacacaAGGATTAGCTCCCAGTAGGTACATGTCAACTAAGGCATTTAAGATGGTCTTGATGTGATTTtaactgaactgaatttgaatagTTTGTCACTTTCCATGAGTCTGGTCAGCATCAGTGATTAGCTAGAAACTGGAACACTATATGTCTCTCACTTCATCTGGTTTCCTTCACAAATCCATCATGTGATCTTGTTGCCTCTTTTGTGTGATCATCCTCACAAAATCCACTCATGTGGCCTTGTTAGTATCTCTCTTTATGAATTCAGTGACGCGCCCGGGAATAATTCCCCCTCAATATCCTTGTAAGCCGTGCCCAGCTGTGTCACCAATTCACGTGATGGTGGATCCTTTCTtctcctgtcccccccccccccccccccccccccccctcacccctgcCTCCCCATCCCTTTCATGCAGTGAGTGAGGGGCTAACAAGCCTCTGGCGGGCTAGTCCTTGTAATTAGGGTCAAACGTGACCCTGAGTGTCTCGCTGCTGAAGGACTGTGGCCCCGGGGGGCCCGGGATGCATGCTGCTCAGGCCCTTTGTTGTTGTAGGATTTGCTGTCTCAGGGAGCTGTAATGTAAGGGATTGGGTGTCATTACTGGCACTGGTGAGCGGGGATGGCAAATtattgttttggggggggggggggtaaaggaaCAGGTTTTGGGGGTTGGGTGCACCAGGGTCATGGTGTAAATTGTGTCCTTGTGATTCACTGGCACACAATTTGGCACACTGAATATCGCGCTACACATCTGTTGGCTATTTTATCTGAGGATTTTTTGCCGTGTTAACAGGTTTCTATCAGTACATCTTTCATTCACCATTatgactgcctgtgtgtgtgtgtgtgtgtgtgtgtgtgtgtgtgtgtgtgtgtgtgtggtgtggtgtggtggtgggggggggggggggggggggctttctaCTGTTCAAAAGAGTGAGGGCCTCTAAAATCACCTGTCTTCCAAGTGGCAGTGGCCATGTATGCCAAGCCTTTGAGGAAGTGGCTGTTATGATATGAAGACGTAAAGGAGTGTGTCTGTCGTCGGCAGGGTTTCAGGGGTTTAGGAAAGGTAATTTTATGAATGAATGGGGGATTGTTCTCCCCGACAGCCGGTACTGAGAGTCAGCCTAGGCCTTTAATTAACATCATTAACCTGAGAGACAGGACAAGctgctgagaggaggagagagagggagaggaaaagagaaggggTACTTTCCAAACCTGACCCTGAACAGTTTCCGTATTCAAACAGGTAACACTGGGAGCATTGCTATTACACAGTGAATAGACAGAACCTTGTTTGGTTGAACACGCTGCTTTGATGTGGCCCATGTTGTAGCCTGAACCATGTCTGCGCTCAAGGCTGGATTTGTTTATATGGTGTAACTAATGGTGTACTTATACGAAGCCCAACAAGTCTGGGTGaagcaactttagttgtgcaaCTTCCCCTGACTCTGAGATGGAACCAGGGAAAGGGAAAGGAGAAAGACAGTGGACTGAACACGTTTCGGAGGATGGGTTCCAAAGAAACAGGACGTGAGTCAGTATATTGATAGCATCAAGTAAGAGATAGAATAGGCATTATGATTCAGAATTAGGGGCACAATTTACTCTCTTCTCCAGGATTCCATGGAAGAGCTTTTGGCTTTTGTGCATCATTGGGCTTTCACTGTGACATGAAGTGGGAGTTTGTCTCGACGCGTAATGATGACTCGACGTTTCATAATTATGTCTCTTTCCAactttttctctgtcacacTTCATTTCTGCTTCCTTTTGTATTATCTCCGACACATTCGTCTcaccctttgtctctctctctctctctctcttcctcagatGCCCTCTCGCTGCGGCACTGCCGTACGAATCTTCACCACCACCCTCTTCGCCGCGGTGGTCCTGTTCGCCATCCTGCTGGCCTACGTCACGGGCTACCAGTTCATCCACACCGAGCAGCACCACCTGTCCTTCGGCCTGTACGGGgccatcctcttcctccacctgctGCTGCAGAGCCTCTTCGCCTACCTGGAGCACCGGAGCATGCGCGGGCCGGCCCGACCGCAGCACCTGCGGCGCTCCGTGGCCCTCTGCATCGCCGCCTACCAGGAGGACCCGGACTACCTGCGCAAGTGCCTGCGCAGCATACGCCGCATCTCCTTCCCCGGCCTcaaggtggtgctggtggtcgACGGCAACCGGCCCGAGGACGCGTACATGATGGAGATCTTCCAGGAGGTGATGGGCGGCGCGGAGCAGGCCGGGAGCATGGTGTGGAAGGGGAACTATCACagcggaggaggtggtggaggaggaggaggaggagaaggaggaggaggtggaggaggaggagtaaatGATGAGGAGGCGGCGCGTGTGACACGGATATTGCGCAACTGCCGCTACTCGTGCATCATGCAGGAGTGGGGAGGCAAGCGGGAGGTCATGTACACGGCCTTTAAGGCCCTGGGAGACTCTGTGGACTATGTGCAGGTGGGTTGCGCTCACTGGGCTTgttggaggagaggtggaggactgAAAAGAGTTCTCTGGCATGCAATAGGTCACTATTCCTCTAAAAAAGGTTCTCTGATATTATACTTTTGATTACTGTAGTGttatcacaaaaaaaacaacattaaatGTTTTATGGATTTTGTGATTTAGGCTGTGATGTCCATAATTACAAAGTCTGAATGAAATGATTTTGTAATGTGTACAATGTGTACACTGTGGCCATTTTTTTGGTGTGCGGCTTCATGCCTCAGTAATCTTGGGACACATTTGTGCAGCTATGCATTTTACTTAGTGGGTAGAGTGTGCCATCCTGAAAACAGCACTCACATCCATAACAATCAGATTACTGAGTTGGCAAtcttatctccctccctctccttctctctcacacacatacacacgctcacacacacacacacacacacacacacacacacacaatccattgTCTTAGAGAGTGAAACTCCAAAGCGCCACACAGCCTAATACATTCTCCTATACGCAATGTTTAAAATAACTCACTGAATTTATTATCTATCTCTCCTTGTGGTATGTCCGCAGTGTCCTTGTCCCTGTGGGTCAAAGTTCAGCTGCGTATACCTGACCCGTCACCTGTGTTTATGAGCACACCTGTGCACTGTCAGCAGCCTCTCATTGCACTGCGCAGTCATAGCCCCTGATTGGCGGCTGTTGAAACGACAAGGACCTTGAAACATCTGGGGGCCCAGCGCCATACCTCATTTACAAACGACAAATGTTAGCTTAGCCTCGAGACCCAAAGTCTTCAAAGCTGGGAAAGACGACGGACTGTTGGTTAAATGGCATGCTGAAGCAGCTATTTCAGTCCTGACCCACCGTGTTTTTGTGCTTCACCGTAAATCAAAGCAGTTACGACCTcttttgtgctgctgtgctaatatgtgtgtgtgtgtgtgtgtatgtgtgtgtgtgcaggtctgtgACTCAGACACAGTGCTAGACCCTGCCTGCACTATAGAGATGCTGAAGATCCTGGAGGCGGATCCTCTCGTTGGAGCCGTTGGCGGTGATGTTCAGGTGAGCTACTTGGGAACACGCGACCCCCAGAGCCTCCCTTTTCCATGCACTGTCAGTTTCCAGATTTCTTTTCTGTCCATATAAATGAGGCCCTTCTCTGTCATAAATAACTCAACAGCATCAGTGCTTTCCATCACGTATATAGCTATCTCAAAAGTTTGGCCTCTGCAGCAATGAAGAACCTGGCTGCCTGAGCTTGCTGCAAAGGAGAACAGTATGAACATTTTACTGAGTgcacctcttctctcccccctcctcttcctcttcctctccatctccatctccctgcAGATCCTGAACAAATACGACTCCTGGATCTCCTTCCTGAGCAGCGTGCGCTACTGGATGGCGTTCAACGTGGAGCGGGCGTGCCAGTCTTACTTCGGCTGCGTGCAGTGCATCAGCGGGCCCCTGGGCATGTACCGCAACGCCCTCCTCCAGCGCTTCCTGGAGCCCTGGTACCACCAGACCTTCCTGGGCAGCAAGTGCAGCTTCGGCGACGACCGGCACCTCACCAACCGCGTGCTCAGCTTCGGCTACAAGACCAAGTACACGGCGCGCTCGCAGTGCCAGACCGAGACGCCCACGCGCTACCTGCGCTGGCTCAACCAGCAGACCCGCTGGAGCAAGTCCTACTTCCGCGAGTGGCTCTACAACGCCCTCTGGTTCCACAAGCACAGCCTGTGGATGACCTACGAGTCGGTGGTGACCGGCTTCTTCCCCTTCTTCCTGGTGGCCACGGTGATCCACCTGTTCTACCGCGGGCGCCTGTGGAACATCCTGCTCTTCCTGCTCACCGTGCAGCTGGTGGGCATGGTCAAGGCCACGTACGCCTGCTTCCTGCGCGGCAGCCTCGTCATGATCTTCATGTCGCTCTACTCGCTGCTCTACATGTCCAGCCTGCTGCCGGCCAAGATCTTCGCCCTCTTCACCATCAACAAGGCCGGCTGGGGCACCTCGGGCCGCCGCAAGATCGTCGTGAACTTCATCGGCGCCATCCCCGTGACGGTGTGGGCGGCCATTCTGCTGGGCGGGGTGGCCTACACCATCTACTGCGAGACTCAGGAGCCCTTCAACGAGACGGAGAAGGCCCTGCTCATAGCGGGCACCATCTTGTACGCTTGCTACTGGCTCGTCCTGCTGGTGCTGTACCTGGCTATAGTGGCTAAGCGGTGCAACAAGCGTGAGGAACAGTACCATCTGCCCTATGCTGAGGCCTAGCACAGGGATATTACTGATTGACTGCTGAGagcctttcctctcctttatgGTGCTGCTACAAGAGCCGGACCAAGTCCTGACGTGATGTTTGACCTTGGAGCCGCTCCCTATCCATGGTGCTATGGACTCGCCGGTGAGGGTTGTGTTGACGGACAGTGTCATTGGTGGGCAGGCAGTGGAGGCATTTCACGGGTCTACTGCTGGATGAGTCTGTTttgctttatgttttgttttgttttgttttgttttgttttgttttgttttgttttgttttgtttgttcactTGTGCACCAGGCACAACAACCTATACAGTGGCGTGTTGTGTTGGACTTCAAAAGGGTAGTCTGAGTTAGCCAGTGAAGGGTTCTGCCTCAAGCAAAGTGCTTTGGTGAGTTTGAAAGCACATATCATGGGACAGGTATGGACCAGGTTGGGGTCCTCAACACATTCACTTCTACACATATACTTCGGCAGGACACTCACCTGGAGTGTAACCAACTTTCTGCTTCTACAGTATGAGGTGTCTTCTGTAAAAGCAGTAAGGTGAGCTAACATTAACCATTTAGTTATCGTGAAAAGTCTCTCTTCACCAATATGGCAGGCACTTGAGTGAATGTACACCATTGAGgttatttctttcattttttttaggttacttttttttatttttttggactCCAGATTAACAGGACAGTCTATTTCTTTAGGTGCTGCTAGGTATGGTGCCAAGCCTGAGATTTGATGCCTTTGCAACAGACACGACAAATCATAGACAAACACATGACCTGATGGAGACTGTAAGACAACCAGCTTCCATCTTTCTCCCACCCTGTCCCAAAAAACACTGTTATCTGTTCCAACACATTTAATATGAGATCATCTATACGTTTTAAGTCATATAGTTATCAATTATTTGTGTAAATATGCATATGAACACCTAATTTCTGTAGAGATGGTCTGAAATCTAATATATTTTACACTCTGCACTTGGTCTAAGGAAGAATATGTGAATGCTCCAATGCAAGTCTTTGATGCCAGGGGCACAAAATATTACACATGGTGGAAAatccccaatcacacacacttaatactcCATTAACTGTTTCCTTTTTCCACCTAGTGGACAACACAGTAAATAAATCTCTGAAGGGAGATTGAAtaacttgaaacttgaaagtGCAAATAAGACACAGAGAAACCTTGTTTACTGACTGTAGTCATGTCTACGCAGGAGGCCAGCTCTTGAATTTCAATCCCTTCATGCTGACGAGTTATGAGTCGAGGCATCTAATTTATTTTTGCTAGAGAAAAGtaaacactgttttgttttttgctgtTTAGAGGGACGATTTGGCCAGTTTGGTTTGTTGGTGACAGCGAGGGCTATAAATGAAGTACTTCCTAAGTACTGTATCTCTGGGGCGAGTACTCTCTTCTGACATAGATCCTGCTCCTAGTCTGTTTGATGATTATTTTTGGCCAAAACCTCAGAGCTATACTGATGGATTTTAGGATGTTTCATGTGCTGAATAGCTTAGCAATTTGTCCAAAATCCACCCTTTTTGAGTACCTGTCACGTGCTCTCCAATAATGAAATATGTCAAATGTCAATTTTTGTCAGGAAAAGATTTAAATTTTAAAGGACGCAGTCACAAGTATGTACCACTGGCAAAATCTGACTGTAGGATTCAGCTGTTTGTTGCTGGAAACACATCATATCCACACAGAAGCTCTTTATGCAGCCAGACTGCTAAGGGGCGgggtctggagtgtgtgtgtgtgtgtgtatgtgtgtgtgtgtgtgtgtgtgtgtgtgtgtgtgtgtgtgtgtggcacatttAGCATGGCACTGAATGAATCAGTTCCTTCAGGCATGCTGGTGCCTAAAGGGTGGACTTTTTGGTTACACCTTTCAATGGAtggaggaaagggagggagacttgcccctctctctcacacacacacacacacacacacacacaggcatacacactcacataccacGACTGGAACACTGAGagcagtgtttgtgagtgttgccTAATGAGCATCAAGTGCCCACGGTCCTGTTAAATGCAGGcctaaacaaacatggctgccgccACAGGTACAGTGTCAGGAGAGAAGCATAAACTGGGTTAGCAGCTATTCACTGGACTGGATACCACAATAACAATCTGTTCTAGTGGCTCTGAAGGAACTGGGCTTATGACGTaagagaggctgtgtgttgaGTTTGTCTGAGAGGAACAGGaattctctttttgtgtgtgagtgtgatgaatGAGCAGTTATATTTGGtggttatttttttattctttgGCAGTTGctgggcagaggggagaggagacacatcgtgcctgtctttgtgtttgtgtcagtgtgacctctCCCATAAAACATTTCCTTTTGCCCGCCTTTCGTCCTCTGCACTTAGGCTTTTCAAAGTACTCAAAAAGCTCCTATGACAAGTGCCCCTTTCATTTCATATTTCAATGCCTTTTTTTGGGGGAAAAGGACTATTCGTTCTTTCCAATAGGAGAGTACCGGGGGTTTACCGCCCATTAATTACCAATAAGAAAACTCCAGGAAGCTATTGATtactgacaaaaaaatgtttttcatgTTATAAGTTGTATGCCGATTTTACACTGACATATCAGAACAAAATTAAATAATTTACATACATTACATGTAAAGCAGATGGGGATTAGACTCACTCATACAGATCCTCAAAATCAGTGGTGACCTTTCTGTGGGGCAGACCTCTCGTATCGTATCCACTTCAATAGCAGTTTCTGAGACGTCATCTTTGTCCAGGATTCAATGAAGGgcatgtctcctctcctctatgatTAGATCATGATCAGTTCTTTGTGCAATTCCttatgaggaggagaagataggTCAGCAGCTGGACAACAGATCAATGCCTTTAATAGCAATTGCCAACAGCTGCAATGACTGAATGTTCACTTACCAACATGTGTTTTAAGGACAGTGCTAGGCTACTCTGAGAGCTGAATGGCAATCTATTTTTGTACTGTAATATTCAAGATATTTTGAATGTGTAGCGGAacaaacagataaaaaaaaattgctgtCAGATTTGAAATGAGAGACAATGTATTTTATGACAAATCTGTATTTTTTTGCCATTGTGAAATGTGTGATGTTGGGTTTTCACAATGCACTGTGCAGTCCATGACCCATGATGGGTTTTCTTCTGTGTTCTGTACAGCATTTGAGTTTACAGACTTTCAAACCTGCAGCATACGTGTTGGGTCCCATTTCTGTGGCTAGCTCAGGATACTGTACAGATGTGCACCAGGTAACTGTCTAGAGAGACAGTTTACAGTAAATGTCACACAATGTAGCTTGTCAATAACAGAATATTAGAAGTAtattatgttgtttttgttgtcaaaAACAATAATAGTTTCAGTTATAATAGCAATGTAGTTGCAA
This sequence is a window from Sardina pilchardus chromosome 10, fSarPil1.1, whole genome shotgun sequence. Protein-coding genes within it:
- the has3 gene encoding hyaluronan synthase 3, with protein sequence MPSRCGTAVRIFTTTLFAAVVLFAILLAYVTGYQFIHTEQHHLSFGLYGAILFLHLLLQSLFAYLEHRSMRGPARPQHLRRSVALCIAAYQEDPDYLRKCLRSIRRISFPGLKVVLVVDGNRPEDAYMMEIFQEVMGGAEQAGSMVWKGNYHSGGGGGGGGGGEGGGGGGGGVNDEEAARVTRILRNCRYSCIMQEWGGKREVMYTAFKALGDSVDYVQVCDSDTVLDPACTIEMLKILEADPLVGAVGGDVQILNKYDSWISFLSSVRYWMAFNVERACQSYFGCVQCISGPLGMYRNALLQRFLEPWYHQTFLGSKCSFGDDRHLTNRVLSFGYKTKYTARSQCQTETPTRYLRWLNQQTRWSKSYFREWLYNALWFHKHSLWMTYESVVTGFFPFFLVATVIHLFYRGRLWNILLFLLTVQLVGMVKATYACFLRGSLVMIFMSLYSLLYMSSLLPAKIFALFTINKAGWGTSGRRKIVVNFIGAIPVTVWAAILLGGVAYTIYCETQEPFNETEKALLIAGTILYACYWLVLLVLYLAIVAKRCNKREEQYHLPYAEA